A single Chloroflexota bacterium DNA region contains:
- a CDS encoding GNAT family N-acetyltransferase — protein sequence MKSEDILMNIIIEQTQEEDIPALTKAMTHAFDHDAQVHLGVEKGGPEGYDDGGFFRKWLFSYDESDGYKILLDDEVIGGIIVWVFEHHKNRVGVIFVDPDYQDHGIGATAWRFIEQAYLETESWTLGTPSWAVKNHYFYERKCGFTKIGEEEPPDRSGVSFIYQKVMK from the coding sequence ACAAGAAGAAGACATTCCCGCACTCACGAAAGCCATGACCCACGCCTTTGATCATGACGCTCAGGTCCATCTGGGCGTCGAAAAGGGAGGGCCCGAGGGCTACGACGACGGCGGATTCTTTCGTAAGTGGCTTTTCTCCTATGATGAGAGCGATGGCTACAAAATCCTGCTCGATGATGAAGTCATTGGCGGCATCATCGTCTGGGTGTTCGAGCACCACAAAAACAGGGTGGGGGTAATCTTTGTCGACCCCGATTATCAAGACCATGGCATCGGCGCTACTGCCTGGCGGTTCATCGAGCAGGCCTACCTGGAGACCGAGAGTTGGACGCTGGGAACCCCCAGTTGGGCCGTGAAGAACCACTATTTCTACGAGAGGAAGTGTGGATTCACGAAAATCGGGGAGGAAGAGCCGCCAGACCGCTCCGGCGTTTCATTCATCTATCAGAAGGTGATGAAATGA